A window of the Cynocephalus volans isolate mCynVol1 chromosome 10, mCynVol1.pri, whole genome shotgun sequence genome harbors these coding sequences:
- the SDHAF1 gene encoding succinate dehydrogenase assembly factor 1, mitochondrial — MSRPSRLQRQVLSLYRELLRAGRGKPGAEARVRAEFRQNACLPRSDVLRIEYLYRRGRRQLQLLRFGHATAMGAFVRPRGRTEEPGGTETVGIPSDDDDDPRSPRAPETRSEGQ; from the coding sequence ATGAGCCGGCCCAGCCGGCTGCAGAGGCAAGTTCTGAGCCTGTACCGCGAGCTGCTGCGCGCCGGGCGCGGGAAGCCGGGCGCCGAGGCACGGGTGCGGGCCGAGTTCCGGCAAAACGCCTGCCTCCCACGCTCCGACGTGCTACGCATCGAGTACCTCTACCGCCGCGGGCGGCGCCAGCTACAGCTGCTGCGCTTCGGACACGCCACGGCAATGGGCGCCTTCGTGCGCCCGCGGGGCAGAACCGAGGAGCCCGGCGGCACGGAGACTGTGGGGATCCCGTCTGACGACGATGACGATCCAAGGAGCCCAAGGGCACCGGAGACCCGGTCCGAAGGACAGTGA
- the ALKBH6 gene encoding alpha-ketoglutarate-dependent dioxygenase alkB homolog 6, with translation MMSMEEQDVRVPALEPFRVEQAPPVIYYVPDFISKEEEEYLLRQVFNAPKPKWTQLSGRKLQNWGGLPHPRGMVPERLPPWLQRYVDKVSDLSLFGGLPANHVLVNQYLPGEGIMPHEDGPLYYPTVTTISLGSHTMLDFYKLRQPEDDDPTEQPRPPPRPTTSLLLEPCSLLVLRGAAYTRLLHGIAAAREDTLDAAFMPPNAASCPSAQPGARLVRGTRVSLTIRRVPRVLRTGLLLSK, from the exons ATGATGTCGATGGAGGAGCAGGACGTCAGGGTCCCAGCTCTGGAACCATTCAGGGTGGAGCAG GCACCACCTGTAATCTACTATGTCCCTGACTTCATCTCCAAGGAAGAGGAGGAGTATTTGCTTCGACAG GTTTTCAATGCCCCAAAGCCAAAGTGGACCCAGCTTTCTGGGAGGAAGTTACAGAACTGGG GTGGGCTCCCTCATCCCCGGGGGATGGTCCCTGAGCGGCTGCCCCCCTGGCTCCAGCGCTATGTGGACAAAGTGTCTGACCTCAGCCTTTTTGGGGGTCTCCCAGCTAACCATGTCCTCGTGAACCAGTATCTGCCTGGAGAGGGCATCATG CCCCATGAGGATGGACCACTGTACTACCCGACCGTCACCACCATCAGCCTGGGTTCCCACACCATGCTGGACTTCTACAAGCTGCGGCAGCCAGAGGATGATGACCCTACAGAACAG CCTCGGCCCCCACCCCGGCCCACCACCTCGCTGCTGCTGGAACCGTGCAGCCTGCTGGTGCTCCGTGGCGCCGCTTACACACGCCTCCTCCACGGCATCGCCGCCGCCCGGGAAGACACGCTCGACGCCGCCTTCATGCCACCCAACGCAGCCTCCTGCCCATCGGCGCAGCCCGGAGCCCGCCTGGTCCGCGGAACCCGCGTCTCGCTGACCATCCGACGCGTGCCCCGCGTGCTGCGCACCGGCCTCCTGCTCAGCAAGTGA
- the SYNE4 gene encoding nesprin-4 yields the protein MALSPPLSLRFPSEPLNHPPGTAREPDIAGCTLCLASGEERIRPEQAQKLGQDSFDPPEHFQGGPRGTEPTVSPPRLSTLSSHEDQLGDKHCEHCIAGLEVLEAEQDSLHLCLLGLGLWLQDLEQRPGPWALARSGMLQLQALQADLQGAAEHVDALLAFGEGLAQWNEPRAWAFLEQLLRALGAHQDTIFQRLWQLQAQLVSYIMVFEEATMLDQDLEVEGDSDRPEPGEVWGPWAPTSLPIPAELEWDPAGDVGGLRPLGQKTARTPGAPCELCGHRGPQGRGKGLEVRAEPHSSLSPQDMLVLGLSHRKRLAGHRRRSPLQKPQKRQASSSLQDVMLEVDPGTPDPASRQPLTFLLILLLLFLLLVGAMLLLPMSGGPCCSHTQLARTPYLVFSYVNGLPPI from the exons ATGGCCTTGTCCCCCCCTCTGAGTCTTAGATTCCCCTCAGAACCCCTCAACCATCCCCCTGGAACCGCTAGGGAGCCAGACATTGCTGGATGCACCCTCTGCCTTGCATCTGGAGAGGAGAGAATCAG GCCAGAGCAGGCCCAGAAACTGGGACAGGACTCCTTCGACCCTCCTGAGCATTTCCAGGGTGGGCCGAGGGGCACTGAACCTACTGTCAGCCCCCCAAGATTGTCAACACTCTCTTCCCATGAGGACCAACTTGGGGACAAACACTGTGAG CACTGCATCGCTGGCCTGGAGGTCTTGGAGGCTGAGCAGGACAGCCTGCACCTTTGCCTATTAGGGCTAGGCCTCTGGCTGCAGGACCTGGAGCAACGGCCAGGGCCCTGGGCATTAGCCAGGAGTGGGATGCTCCAACTACAG GCCCTACAGGCAGACCTACAAGGGGCAGCTGAGCACGTGGATGCACTGCTAGCATTCGGTGAAGGGCTGGCCCAGTGGAATGAGCCGAGGGCCTGGGCATTCCTGGAACAGCTCCTAAGGGCCCTTGGAGCCCACCAAGACACCATCTTCCAACGCCTCTGGCAGCTGCAGGCCCAGCTGGTCAGCTACATCATG GTGTTTGAGGAGGCCACCATGCTGGACCAGGATTTGGAGGTCGAGGGGGACTCAGACAGGCCAGAACCTGGTGAGGTCTGGGGGCCCTGGGCACCCACTAGCCTCCCCATTCCAGCAGAGTTGGAGTGGGACCCAGCAGGGGACGTTGGGGGCCTCCGGCCTTTGGGGCAGAAGACAGCCCGGACACCAGGGGCTCCCTGTGAACTGTGTGGCCACAGAGGCCCACAGGGCAGGGGAAAAGGCCTTGAGGTGAGAGCAGAACCCC attcctctctctccccacaggaCATGCTTGTATTGGGCCTCAGCCACCGGAAACGCTTAGCAGGTCACCGAAGACGGTCTCCACTTCAGAAGCCTCAG AAGAGGCAAGCATCTTCCAGTCTCCAGGATGTGATGCTGGAGGTGGATCCTGG GACCCCTGATCCTGCATCCAGGCAGCCCCTCACCTTCCTCCttatcctcctcctcctctttcttctcctggTGGGTGCCATGTTGCTCCTGCCCATGTCAGGGGGCCCCTGCTGCTCTCACACCCAACTGGCCAGGACACCATACCTGGTATTCAGCTATGTCAATGGTCTCCCCCCAATCTGA